The genomic window GCACGCGCCGAGATGGACGAGCTTGACGCGCTGGTTATGAAAGCTGGGCCTGTGTGCATTCTCTGCTATGAACGGGATCACAACGTATGCCACCGCAAATTCATCGCGGAGATCATTGCGGATCGCGAAGGGGTTAAAATCGAAAATCTCATCGCCTCGCAATTCGATCCTGACCTTGTCTGATAATTCGCCCATCGCCTCAGTACGCAATCGAGCAGTCGGGCCCTGCTAAAGTCTATGGCGCTCAAGCGATGGAAATCACAAAGATATCAGACCCCCGATAAAAACATGCATTTGCTTTGAAATGATATGATAGATATCATTTCAAAGGACTTCGCATTCGCCGAGCGGTAGTTACGCCGCCAAAACCAACCAGGATCAGCAATGATATCATCATGGGTTGCCGCACGCCTCGCCAAGCGGGACATTCACTACGGTTGGGTCATGGTGGCCGTGACGTTTTTAACGTCGCTGATCAGTTCGGCTTCGGTCGGCGCTCCCGGCGTCTTTATCCTGCCGCTTGAGAAGGAGTTTGGCTGGTCCACAACGCAAATATCGTCGGCGCTGTCGATCCGCTTGTTGCTGTTCGGTCTGATGGCGCCCTTTGCTGCCGCGTTGATGGAGCGCTTCGGGCTGCGGAAAGTTGTCGTTTCGGCGTTGACGATTATTGCGGCCGGCCTTCTGGCCTCGCTTGCGATGACGCAGGCTTGGCACCTGATTGCGCTGTGGGGGTTCGTCGTCGGATTTGGCACGGGCATGACGGCGATGGTGCTCGGCGCGACAGTTGCGGCACGCTGGTTCGTTGCACGGCGCGGCCTTGTCGTCGGCATTCTGTCCGCGAGCGTGGCAACTGGACAGTTGATATTCCTGCCGATCCTGGCGCATGTCACCGATGCCATGGGCTGGCGCATAGCATTGGGGCTGATGTGCTTGATGCTAATTATCGCCGCGACCCTGGTCTTCCTGCTGATGCGGGACCGACCGTCCGACCTGAAGATGCTGCCCTTCGGCGACGAAGGAACCACGCCGGTTGCGAAAGCCGCACATCCGCCGACGGTCTCTACCGTCTTCACCGTACTGAAGGACGCGGCGCAAACCCGCGTGTTCTGGGTGCTATTCGGGACGTTCTTCATCTGCGGTGCGAGCACGAACGGCCTCGTCCAGACTCACCTGATTCCGATGTGTGCCGATTTCGGTATTCCGGCGACCACGTCCGCAACCCTACTGGCTGCGATGGGAATTTTCGATTTCTTCGGCACCATCATGTCCGGATGGTTGTCCGACCGTTACGACAACCGCTGGCTTCTGTTCTGGTACTACGGCTTGCGCGGGCTCTCGCTGTTGTTTCTGCCGTTCACGGACTTCTCGTTCTACGGGCTGTCGCTGTTTGCGATGTTCTACGGTCTCGACTGGATTGCAACGGTCCCTCCAACCGTCAAATTGTCGGTCAAGAACTTCGGCCCCGAACGTGCCGGTATGGTGTTCGGCTGGGTGTTCGTTGGTCACCAGATTGGATCGGCAACGGCGGCCTTTGGCGCAGGGCTGACACGCACCCTGCTGGACAGCTACCTGCCCGCCTTCTTCGCTGCCGGCGCATTGTGCATCATCGCAGCAATCGCTGTGGTCTCGGTGCGGCTGCCGACCAAACAGGCTCCCACCACTGCGTAGAACAACAGGCGCACGCCTAATCCAGCGTGCGCCTGAATCGCGTGACAGCGATGATCATTGCGACCAGCATCAGACCGAACAAGGCGATCGCGTCATACTGCAGGCTCTCCATCGAGGCGCCCTTCAGCATGATAGCGCGCACAATACGGATGTAGTGCGTGAGCGGGAGAGCCTCCCCGATCCACTGGGCCCACGTCGGCATCCCTGCAAACGGAAACACAAAGCCGGACAGCAGAATGTTTGGCAGGAAGAACATCATCGACATCTGCATCGCCTGCAACTGGTTCTGCGCAATCGTCGAGAACGTGTAGCCAATCGACAGGTTTGCCGCGATGAACAGCGTGGACAGAATGGCGAGCATCGTTAGACTGCCGAGGATCGGCACGCCGAACAGAAAATAACCCAGCGAGATGATGATAGTAGCTTGCAGGAAGCCGACGAGAATATACGGAATGATCTTACCGAGCATCACCTCGACCGGCGTGATCGGCATCGCCAACAGATTCTCCATTGTGCCGCGCTCGATCTCCCGCGTGACTGACAACGCGGTGAAGATCAGCATCGTCATGGTGAGAATGGTGCCGACGAGGCCCGGCACGATATTCAGCTGCGAGACCGCAGCAGGATTGTAGCGCGCATGTGTGCGGATCTCGAACGGCATCGACGGCGGGTCTCCGACGTTCAAATCGTTCTTGAGAGCGGTCTGCACCAATTGCCCCAATGCGGCGAGCGCAGAGCCTGACGCAACCGGATCGGTCGCATCGGCGGCAACCAGCAGGGCGGGCTTGTCCCCGCGCCGCACGCCGCGCTCAAAGCCGCGCGGGATTTCAACACCGAACAGGACTTTGCCGGATTCCAGGAGTTGATCGAATTCGGCCACCGTGTGAACTTCGCGCGTGAATTGGAAATAGGCGGTGTTCTGGATCGCTTTCAGGATCGAACGTCCGAGATCACTGTCCTCCTGCAGCAACACCGCAGTCGGCAGATGACGCGGCGTGGTGTTGATCGCATAGCCGAACAGCAGCAATTGCATAATCGGAAGCATAACGATCATCGCAAAGGACACGCGATCACGGCGCAGCTGGATGAACTCCTTGGTCAGCATCGCAAAGGTGCGCTGCCAGAAGCCGCGTGCGCCGCCGTTCATGACGTCAGTAGCGCTCATTGGAAGTTATCCCTTGAACGGCTCATCAGTTCGATGAAAACATCCTCCAGCGACGGCTCAGACTTGTGCCAGACAAGGCCGTTTTCGTTCCTGTAAGGCGCAATTGCAGCTTCAAGCGCAGCCTGATCGCGGCCGGACACATGCAGATTGTTGCCAAAAGGCGCGACCATATCTACGCCCGGCTTCTCAGCGAGATCGACCATCAGCTTGTTTGAGTCGTCTCCAGTCACCGTGTAGGTCGTCAATGCGGATTTGGCGATCACGTCTTCGACAGTCCCGTGCGTGAGCAAATTGCCGTAGGCGATATAGGCGATCTCGTGACAGCGCTCCGCTTCATCCATGTAGTGCGTGGAGACGAGCACGGTCAGCCCCTCGGCGGCGAGTGCATGAATCTCATTCCAAAAATCACGCCGTGCCTTGGGATCGACACCTGCCGTCGGCTCGTCGAGCAGCAACAATTGGGGACTAGGTAACGTGCAGGCCCCCAGCGCAAGACGCTGCTTCCAGCCGCCAGACAGCTCGCCCGCGAGTTGTTCTTCACGTCCTGTCAGGCCGATCCGCTCGATCATGTCGCGCGCCGCGGCCCTCGGCTCACGCACGCCATAGAGGCGCGCAACAAACTCGAGATTCTCTCGCACCGACAGATCCTGATACAGACTGAAACGCTGCGTCATGTAGCCAACATGCCGCTTGATCTTGTCGGCATCGCGCCGGATGTCAAAACCAAGACAAGTGCCCTTGCCGCTGTCCGGCGTCAGCAAACCGCAAAGCATGCGAATGGTCGTGGTCTTCCCTGAACCGTTCGGCCCGAGGAAACCGTAGATCGATCCACGCTTCACCTGCATCGACAGATCATGCACGACCTCGCGCCCGCTGAACGATTTCGACAGGCCGGTCACTTCAATGGCGATGTCGGACGCGGTCTCGCTGTTCATGGCGCTTTGCCATTCACAAAGATGCTGACCGGCTGGCCTACACGGAGGCTATCCGGCTTATTGGGACGTGCCTGGATGAGATAGACAAGTTTGGAACGTTCATCGAGGCTGTAGATCACCGGCGGCGTATACTCGGCCATCGTGGCAATAAAATAGATGGTTGCCGTGAGGCCGTCCGCGCAGCCGTCGCACGTTACACGGACTTCGTCGCCGACCTTCAGTTTCGGCAACTCCGGCTCCGGAACGAAGAAGCGCACCTTCATGTTTCCCGGCGGCAGAATGGAAAGCACGGGCCGCTGCGCCGGCACTGTTTCCCCCTCACGAAAATAGATCTGCTGAATCGTTCCGGCGATGGGCGCGGACATCCGGCGACGGGCAAGCCGAGTCTGCGATGTGTTGACGCGAGCTTCCGCCACCCGCAACGCGGATACTGCAGCGTCAAGGTTAGCCTGGGTGCCGGAGCCCGTTTTCATCAGGGACGCCGCGCGATCGTAGGTCTGCTTCGCGTTTGCAAGCGTGGCGTTGCTCTGATTCAGATCAGCCTGCTGCAGATCATCGTCCACGGCATAAAGCAGCGCTCCAACTTCGACATGGTCACCTTCGCGTACGTTCAGTTTAACGACGCGCCCCTGCTCGTCAGGGCTGACGAAAATAAGATCCGCCTCCACCCATCCCTGATACCCGGGGTTCCTGTCGCCGTCGCAAGCGGTGAGCAGCACCACCAGAATCAACGCACTCAAGCCGCGTAGAATTTTTTGAGCCGCTGTCATGGCGTGCTCCGTTCAGTGAAAATCAGATCGAGATGGACATGCAGCATGGCCTCCGTATCGAGCGGAGCGATTTTCCCGAACAGGGCCTGCCAGATAATGGAGAGGATTGCCGGCGCGATAACGAGCTGTGGAAACTGAAGCAGTCCTTCGTTCCGAATCTCGCCACGCGCAATCCCGTATTCCACCAGCTTGCGCATCCCGGCGACACCGTGTGCGACAACCTCGCGGTAGTAGAATTCCGCCAGTTCAGGAAAGCGTGTGCCTTCGGAGATAATCAGCCGCACGATTTCTCCGCGTTTCGTGCCGACAACTTCACGCGCCAGCATGTCCGCGAAGCCCTCCATCATGCCGCGGACCGAACCTCCCATCGTCGGAGGATTGGACAGGCGCGCGATCAGCGGCACGAGTGCCGTGCGCACGAGTTCTTGAAACAAGGCCTCCTTGTCCTTGAAGTGCAGATAGATCGTGCCCTTCGCGACCCCAGCGCGCTTTGCCACATCATCGAGGCGCGTTGCAGCAAAGCCGCGTGCTGTGAATTCCTCGAGGGCAGCCGCAACGATCGCCTCGCGCCGCTCACTTGCCCCACGTGCGCGCTTGGACGGACGTCCGGGCGCGATCGAGGCGCGTTCCTCCCCTGAGCCCCATCGCCCCGTCGCACGCGCTTTCGGCGCTTCATCCATGTATTTTCGATCCTTCCTCATAATACAAAATATGACTGACTAGTCAGTCATATTCAAGGGTAGATCTACCTTCAGCTTAAAGATTAATCAAGTTATTGTTTTTGCTGTGTTTATTCTGTTAGCCACGGGATTCAGCCCCTGGCGTCGCAGACCCAAGCGCGGATGACACATTCCTTGCCGCCAAATCCGTAGCACTTCTTCGTCGCTTCATTCAGCGCGTTGGAAATGCGCGGCGCCACCGCGTAGCCGTGGGCGCCGCAGGGATTTTTCATATCGATGGATAAAGCCGCACAGGCGCGCTTCAGTGGTACGGCCGTACAGCCGCCGCCCTTGCATTGCTTGAGCGCGGCGGCACGCGCAACATTTTCGCGCGGATAGTCGAAGGCCTGGCCATAGGCACCGCATTTGCCGATCGCCAATGCCCCGGCTGCAAGTGCCGGCGATGTAGGAACAAACGCAACGAAGGCTGAGACACAGGCAGCCACAAAAAACGCGCGGACTCGCGCGGCGATGCAATCAAACACCGGTCCCCTCCCCCGAGGCTTATCCGGCCCAATCTAGAGGAAAGCGCGTTTCAACTTAGTGAACGAAACGGAAATACGTGCGGTAAACAGATTCGTAACAACCGATTGTGATGAGGTGAACGGCTAACCGCGCTGGGCCGCCTCCAGCATTTCGGGCGTGTCGATATCGAGAAATGCGCTTTTGCCTTCGACTTCCACCTCCGCCACCGCCTCAGCGTGTTGCGTGATCAAACGCCGCGCACCGATATCGCCGTCGAGCGCCATCAACTCCGCGAAGAAACGCCGCGACCAGAGGACCGGATTTCCCCGACGCCCGTCAGCTACAGGCGCCACGATCAGTGCACCGCGATCCGGTGCAAACGCATCGATCAGCCTGTCGATCAGCTTCGCATCGATCAGCGGCATATCACCAAGACACACGACCGCACCGTCAATCCCCTCAGGCACAGCGGCAACCCCCGCCTTGACCGATGTAGCAAGCCCCTCCGCAAACTTTGAGTTGGTAACGAACGTCACATCGAGACCTGCAAGCGCGGCTTTGACCTCCGCGCTCTGGTGACCAGTGACCACGATCACCGGCGAAGCTTTTGATGCCAACGCCTGCTCCACGGCAATCCGCACAAGCTTCTTGCCGTTCAATTCGGCCAGCATCTTGTTCGGCCCGTTCATGCGCGTGGAGCGGCCAGCGGCAAGAACCACAGCCGCGACGTTGCGGCTTTCATCACCGCCGACAGGTACGCGCGGTTGTGGCCGCGTGACGATTTCCATCAGCAATCCGCCGACGCCCATGCCGGTAATATCCGCGCGCGTCACTTCCAGCCCCGCGAGCAGACGCATCAACACCCAGTCGAAGCCATTTTCCTTCGGCGAACGGGCACATCCCGGCGCACCAAGGACCGGCACATGATTCACATTGCCGACCAGCATGAGATTACCCGGATCGACCGGCATGCCGAAATGTTCGACCGCGCCGCCGATGCCTTCAATTGCGGCCGGGATAACATCACGCCGGTCAGCAATCGCCGACGCACCAAATACCAGCACCAGTTCTGCGCCAAGCTTGAGCATCTCCTCAATCGCCGGTGCCAATGCCTCGTCATCATGAGGGACGCGCCGTTCAGCAATGATGCTCGCACCCGCCGGTGCGAGACGTTCCGCCGTCACACGTAGAGTTTTGTCAATCACCTTTAACGCAAGGCCCGGCAGGACCGTGGAGACAATTCCCACGCGCTTGATCTTGAACGGCGCGACACGCATCCGCCCCGCAGCAGCCGCTTTGACAGCCGCATCGCGGAGCGACGATTCGACCCCGAACGGAATGATCTTGACGGTCGCGATCATCTCGCCAGCGACCACCGCTTTGAACGCCGGCAGCGTCGCGAAGGTAATAGCCTCATCAACGCGGTTGATACGGTCGACCGCGTCGCGGTCCACGACGAGTACGCCCGCTTCCGCGGCGAACAAGTTGGCGCGTCCGGTGAACGCACGCTCGACGCTCACGCCCTCACCGGCTATCGCAGCAGCAATGCTCGCCGCCGCTTCGTCTTCGGAAACGTCGCCGTCATCCAGCCGCGCAACGACGATTTCAGAAACGCCAGCTTGCTTCAGCGCCGCAACTTCAGCGGCGCCGATCACGGTGCCCTTCTTCAAAACCAGCGATCCCTGACGAATGGCGTGGACTGTCACGCCACCCAAACCATCTTCCGGTGCGACAGGGCCGAATTTCATGCTGCAGACTTCGCTCTTGGCCGCATCTCGGCCGGCAACCGCAGAACAGCGGTAATTTCCGCCATGATCGATACGGCAATTTCAGATGGTGATACCGCACCGATGGCAAGACCGATCGGTGCGTGAATTCGGGCAAGGACCTCATCGGATGCGCCCTGCGCTTTCAGCCGATCGAGCCGTTTGCCATGGGTCTTCCGCGATCCGAGCGCGCCGATATAGAAGCACTCGCGCGACAATGCATGCAGCAAAGCAGGATCGTCGATCTTCGGATCGTGAGTTAAGGCGACAAATGCCGTGTAGCGATCGACGTTCAGCGGCGGCAATGCGACATCGGGCCAATCGGCAAACAGCGGCACATCGGGAAATCTCTCAGGCGAAGCAAACGCCGTCCGCGGATCGACCACGAACACGTCATAGCCGAGTGACTGCGCCAACGGCGCCAGTGCCTGACTAATGTGGACAGCACCAACAATGACGAGCCGGGCGGTCGGCGCATAAACGTTCAAGAACAGCTTTTCGCCGCCCACCTCGATCATGCCACTTTTGCCCATCCGCAGTTGCCTATCGAGTTCAACGTGTAGTGGGTCAGCAGCAATATCAGCCGCCTTCACGAGACGCTGATCGCCATTCGATACATTGGTGATAACAATGACAGCGCGGCGTGCGGCGCGCTCGCTATTCAGTTCGGCAAGCGTATGCTGTTTCAAGAGTTGCCCACCTTCTCAACGAATACGCGGATGGTGCCGCCGCATGACAACCCGACGTTCCATGCTGTTTCATCGGCGACGCCGAATTCCAACATTTTTGGCTGGCCGCTGGCAATCACGTCAAGGGCTTCGGTCACCACTGCCCCTTCGACGCAGCCACCGGACACCGAACCAAGGAAGGTGCCATCGTCGTTGATCACGAGACTCGATCCGGCCGGACGGGGTGCCGAGCCCCACGTCTCCACCACAGTGGCCAGCGCCACCCCGTGACCAGCTTTGGTCCAGTTCTCGGCAGCCTTCAAAATATCTTCGTCGCGATCGAGCATCTTTGTTGTCCTCAGGCGGCGGAGCGAGAATCGAGACGCCGGTTCGTCAATGGCGACGACAGTGCCGCGATCAAACTCTCCATCGAGTTCAAGTTATGTACGGGCCGAAATTCATCAACATGCGGCAGCATCATTTTGATGCCCTGAGCCTTGGCCTCGAAGCCCTCGAAGCGCAATAGCGGATTAAGCCAGATCAGACGGCGGCAGGAGCGGTGCAGGCGGTCCATCTCGAATTCCAGCCGAGAATCAGCCTCGCGCTCCAGCCCATCGGAGATCAGCAGAACGATAGCGCCCTGGCTCAGCACCCGCCTGCCCCAAAGGTTGTTGAAGTTGTGCAGCGACGTCGCGATGCGCGTCCCTCCGGCCCAGTCTTCTACGCTGGATGAACAGGCCGCCAGGGCCTCATCAGGATCGCGCGCCCGTAAGGCCCGCGTCACATTGGTCAGGCGTGTCCCAAACAGGAAGACTGATACGCGCTTGCGAGCGTCCGTGATCGCATGCAGAAATTGTAGAAACAGCCGGGTGTAATCGGTCATCGATCCGGAAATATCGAGCAGCGCGACAATCGGCGCCGGCTTGTCGATGCGCCCCAGGCGTTGAAATTTGACGATCTCGCCACCCGTCCGCAAACTGCCGCGCAGGGTGCGCCGCAAGTCCAGCCGCTCGCCGCGGGCATCCGGCGCAAAGCGGCGCGTCCGCAATTCGGCCTGTGGCAGTTTCATCTGTGCGATGGCGCGCGTGACCTCGGCAACTTCCTCCGCGCTCATCTGCGCGAAATCTCTGGATTGCAGAACTTCGCGATCAGACACCGAGAGCTGAATGTTCTTTTCTTCAATCTCGTGGGATTCGACGTTCTTGCTCTGTGCGAAAGCTTCCTGCACCCGGCGGGATGCCGGTGGAGGCGGCTTTTTCGCTTCGGGTGGCAGCGGCACCGAGTCGAGCATGTTGTCCGCGCCTTCCGCTCGGCGAAAGAACAGGTCGAACGCCTGCGCGAATATGAGAGCATGCTCGTGACGTTTGACGAAGATCGATTCCAGCGTGGTGAACAGGTCGGCGCGATTGCCGATATTGATAAGCTGCATCGCGTTCAGGGCATCGATCACCGCGTCGGGCCCAATCGGCAATCCAGCAACACGCAACGCCCGCGCAAAGCCGATGACATTGTCGGCAATCAATCCGGTCGTTGGGGTCTCGACGCCATTTGGCATGACAATTCCCGGCTCATTGTCTCACGCAGACGGATCGCTGACGGCTTCCTTAATCACCTTGTCGAGCGCGTCGCCCTGCATGCGACCGATATCGTCCTGATACTTCAACAACGCACCCAGCGTATCTCCCACCACCTGTGGGGTAAGTGAACGCGCATCAAGCTCCGTCAGTGCGGTCGCCCAGTCAATGGTTTCGGCCACACCGGGGACCTTGAACAGATCTTGCTCACGAAGTGCCTGTACGAAACCTACGACCTGCTGCGACAGCTTCGCGCTGATGTTCGGCACGCGGGATTTAACGATAGCCAGCTCGCGTTCAGCCGACGGGTAATCGACCCAGTGATAAAGGCATCGACGCTTCAGCGCGTCATGAATTTCCCGGGTCCGGTTCGACGTGACGATCACAATCGGCGGCTGCGGCGCTTTGACCGTGCCGAACTCGGGGATCGATACCTGAAAGTCGCTGAGAATTTCCAGCAAGTAAGCTTCGAAGGCCTCGTCCGCCCGATCGAGTTCGTCGATCAGCAGCACCGGCGGTCCTGCCACGTCCGGCTCCAACGCCTGCAGCAACGGACGCTTGATAAGATATTTTTCTGCAAAGACATCCGCGGAGAGTTGCTCGCGATCGGTCTCGCCACTCGCTTCAGCGAGGCGGATCGCGATCATCTGCGCGGCACTATTCCATTCGTATACGGCGGCCGCGACGTCCAGGCCCTCATAGCATTGGAGGCGGATCAGCTTGCGGCCAAGCGCGGCTGACAGGACCTTGGCGATCTCGGTCTTCCCGACACCTGCTTCGCCTTCGAGAAACAGGGGACGGCCCATGCGCAGGGCGAGATAAACCACTGTCGCCAGCGCCCGCTCTGCGAGATAGCCGCGGCTGGTGAGCAGGTCGAGCGTTGCATCGACAGATGCCGGGTTCGCTGCAACCTTATTCATGCCAGCTCCAAATCCTTAAACAGCTCAGGCTTTCGCCGTGGCGGCTTCGACCGCGCGGCGAGCGAGCACCTGGATCAGATGTGCGCGGTATTCGGCACTGCCATGAAGATCGCTGTTAAGCCCCTCAGCAGACACCGCGAGACCATCCAGCACCTTCGGAGAGAATCGCTTCTTCAGCGCCTCCTCAAACGAATCGACACGGAAGACGCCGTCGCTTCCAGCCCCCGTGACCGCGACGCGCACATCCGATGGTCGCTTGGCGACAAATACGCCAACAAGCGCGTAACGCGACGCCTGGTTACGAAATTTCTGGTATGCAGCCTTCTTGGGCAACGGGAACATCACACGCGTGATGATCTCATCCGGCTCAAGCGCGGTCGAGAACAACCCCTGGAAGAATTCTTCGGGCTTCAGCTTGCGCTTGTTGGTGACGATGGTGGCGCCCAGAGCCATCACCGCCGCCGGATAATCCGCAGTTGGATCATTGTTCGCGAGCGAACCGCCAATCGTCCCTCTGTGACGAACAGCCGGATCGCCGATCAGGCCAGCCAATTCTGCCAGGGCGGGAATGGCTTCACCCACCACCGCCGAATTTGCGACTTCTGAATGCGTCGCGGTGGCGCCAATCACAAGGTTGCGGCCTTTCATCTCGATGCCGTTGAGGCCCTCAATGTGGGACAGATCAACGAGATGCGGCGGGCTGGCGAGCCGCTGCTTCATCACCGGGACCAGCGTATGACCACCGGCGATCACTTTGGCGTCTTCGTTCTTGATGAGAAGGTTGGCAGCCTGCCGCACAGTCCCCGGACGATGATATTTAAATTCGTACATAACCGGTCCTTCAGAAATGCGCGTTAGGCGAGATCGGATTTAGCCATCGCCTTGGCGCCAGCCGCGATGGACAGGACAATGTTCTGATAGCCGGTGCAACGGCAAAGATTGCCTTCCAGCTCTTCGCGAATGACTTCGTCACTGAGATCGTGGCCCTTGCGGTGGACCAGATCGACTGCCGTCATGATCATGCCGGGAGTACAGAAGCCACACTGCAAACCGTGGTGTTCGCGGAACGCCTCCTGCATCGGATGAAGCGGAGCACCATCGGGAGCTAAGCCTTCGATCGTCTTGATCTCATGCCCATCCGCCATCACTGCCAGTGTGGTGCAAGCCTTCACGGCCCTGCCGTCGA from Nitrobacteraceae bacterium AZCC 1564 includes these protein-coding regions:
- a CDS encoding HlyD family secretion protein (product_source=KO:K01993; cath_funfam=2.40.50.100; cog=COG0845; ko=KO:K01993; pfam=PF13437,PF13533; smart=SM00739; superfamily=111369; tigrfam=TIGR01730); this encodes MTAAQKILRGLSALILVVLLTACDGDRNPGYQGWVEADLIFVSPDEQGRVVKLNVREGDHVEVGALLYAVDDDLQQADLNQSNATLANAKQTYDRAASLMKTGSGTQANLDAAVSALRVAEARVNTSQTRLARRRMSAPIAGTIQQIYFREGETVPAQRPVLSILPPGNMKVRFFVPEPELPKLKVGDEVRVTCDGCADGLTATIYFIATMAEYTPPVIYSLDERSKLVYLIQARPNKPDSLRVGQPVSIFVNGKAP
- a CDS encoding ABC-2 type transport system ATP-binding protein (product_source=KO:K01990; cath_funfam=3.40.50.300; cog=COG1131; ko=KO:K01990; pfam=PF00005; smart=SM00382; superfamily=52540), coding for MNSETASDIAIEVTGLSKSFSGREVVHDLSMQVKRGSIYGFLGPNGSGKTTTIRMLCGLLTPDSGKGTCLGFDIRRDADKIKRHVGYMTQRFSLYQDLSVRENLEFVARLYGVREPRAAARDMIERIGLTGREEQLAGELSGGWKQRLALGACTLPSPQLLLLDEPTAGVDPKARRDFWNEIHALAAEGLTVLVSTHYMDEAERCHEIAYIAYGNLLTHGTVEDVIAKSALTTYTVTGDDSNKLMVDLAEKPGVDMVAPFGNNLHVSGRDQAALEAAIAPYRNENGLVWHKSEPSLEDVFIELMSRSRDNFQ
- a CDS encoding hypothetical protein (product_source=Hypo-rule applied; cleavage_site_network=SignalP-noTM; pfam=PF13827; transmembrane_helix_parts=Inside_1_11,TMhelix_12_34,Outside_35_130) codes for the protein MFDCIAARVRAFFVAACVSAFVAFVPTSPALAAGALAIGKCGAYGQAFDYPRENVARAAALKQCKGGGCTAVPLKRACAALSIDMKNPCGAHGYAVAPRISNALNEATKKCYGFGGKECVIRAWVCDARG
- a CDS encoding MFS family permease (product_source=COG0477; cath_funfam=1.20.1250.20; cog=COG0477; pfam=PF07690; superfamily=103473; transmembrane_helix_parts=Inside_1_19,TMhelix_20_42,Outside_43_56,TMhelix_57_79,Inside_80_85,TMhelix_86_108,Outside_109_111,TMhelix_112_134,Inside_135_145,TMhelix_146_168,Outside_169_172,TMhelix_173_195,Inside_196_239,TMhelix_240_262,Outside_263_276,TMhelix_277_299,Inside_300_305,TMhelix_306_325,Outside_326_328,TMhelix_329_351,Inside_352_363,TMhelix_364_386,Outside_387_395,TMhelix_396_418,Inside_419_427); the encoded protein is MISSWVAARLAKRDIHYGWVMVAVTFLTSLISSASVGAPGVFILPLEKEFGWSTTQISSALSIRLLLFGLMAPFAAALMERFGLRKVVVSALTIIAAGLLASLAMTQAWHLIALWGFVVGFGTGMTAMVLGATVAARWFVARRGLVVGILSASVATGQLIFLPILAHVTDAMGWRIALGLMCLMLIIAATLVFLLMRDRPSDLKMLPFGDEGTTPVAKAAHPPTVSTVFTVLKDAAQTRVFWVLFGTFFICGASTNGLVQTHLIPMCADFGIPATTSATLLAAMGIFDFFGTIMSGWLSDRYDNRWLLFWYYGLRGLSLLFLPFTDFSFYGLSLFAMFYGLDWIATVPPTVKLSVKNFGPERAGMVFGWVFVGHQIGSATAAFGAGLTRTLLDSYLPAFFAAGALCIIAAIAVVSVRLPTKQAPTTA
- a CDS encoding ABC-2 type transport system permease protein (product_source=KO:K01992; cog=COG0842; ko=KO:K01992; pfam=PF12698; superfamily=81340; tigrfam=TIGR00025; transmembrane_helix_parts=Inside_1_33,TMhelix_34_56,Outside_57_188,TMhelix_189_211,Inside_212_236,TMhelix_237_259,Outside_260_262,TMhelix_263_285,Inside_286_304,TMhelix_305_327,Outside_328_354,TMhelix_355_377,Inside_378_382) translates to MSATDVMNGGARGFWQRTFAMLTKEFIQLRRDRVSFAMIVMLPIMQLLLFGYAINTTPRHLPTAVLLQEDSDLGRSILKAIQNTAYFQFTREVHTVAEFDQLLESGKVLFGVEIPRGFERGVRRGDKPALLVAADATDPVASGSALAALGQLVQTALKNDLNVGDPPSMPFEIRTHARYNPAAVSQLNIVPGLVGTILTMTMLIFTALSVTREIERGTMENLLAMPITPVEVMLGKIIPYILVGFLQATIIISLGYFLFGVPILGSLTMLAILSTLFIAANLSIGYTFSTIAQNQLQAMQMSMMFFLPNILLSGFVFPFAGMPTWAQWIGEALPLTHYIRIVRAIMLKGASMESLQYDAIALFGLMLVAMIIAVTRFRRTLD
- a CDS encoding AcrR family transcriptional regulator (product_source=COG1309; cath_funfam=1.10.10.60; cog=COG1309; pfam=PF00440,PF16859; superfamily=46689,48498); the protein is MDEAPKARATGRWGSGEERASIAPGRPSKRARGASERREAIVAAALEEFTARGFAATRLDDVAKRAGVAKGTIYLHFKDKEALFQELVRTALVPLIARLSNPPTMGGSVRGMMEGFADMLAREVVGTKRGEIVRLIISEGTRFPELAEFYYREVVAHGVAGMRKLVEYGIARGEIRNEGLLQFPQLVIAPAILSIIWQALFGKIAPLDTEAMLHVHLDLIFTERSTP
- a CDS encoding molybdenum cofactor cytidylyltransferase (product_source=KO:K07141; cath_funfam=3.90.550.10; cog=COG2068; ko=KO:K07141; pfam=PF12804; superfamily=52922,53218,53448); the encoded protein is MKFGPVAPEDGLGGVTVHAIRQGSLVLKKGTVIGAAEVAALKQAGVSEIVVARLDDGDVSEDEAAASIAAAIAGEGVSVERAFTGRANLFAAEAGVLVVDRDAVDRINRVDEAITFATLPAFKAVVAGEMIATVKIIPFGVESSLRDAAVKAAAAGRMRVAPFKIKRVGIVSTVLPGLALKVIDKTLRVTAERLAPAGASIIAERRVPHDDEALAPAIEEMLKLGAELVLVFGASAIADRRDVIPAAIEGIGGAVEHFGMPVDPGNLMLVGNVNHVPVLGAPGCARSPKENGFDWVLMRLLAGLEVTRADITGMGVGGLLMEIVTRPQPRVPVGGDESRNVAAVVLAAGRSTRMNGPNKMLAELNGKKLVRIAVEQALASKASPVIVVTGHQSAEVKAALAGLDVTFVTNSKFAEGLATSVKAGVAAVPEGIDGAVVCLGDMPLIDAKLIDRLIDAFAPDRGALIVAPVADGRRGNPVLWSRRFFAELMALDGDIGARRLITQHAEAVAEVEVEGKSAFLDIDTPEMLEAAQRG